A portion of the Deltaproteobacteria bacterium genome contains these proteins:
- a CDS encoding ATP-binding cassette domain-containing protein: MAIVETRGVRKFFGDVRAVDGVDVATEEGEFLVLLGPSGCGKTTLLRMIAGLEEQTEGDIFIGGELVNDLPPRARKIAMVFQSYALYPHMTVYKNIAFPLKAQGFPKSDIGEKVTWAASMFGIEKLLHRKPRELSGGERQRVALARAMVRDPSVFLLDEPLSNLDAKLRNAARVELQQFQKEIGTTTIYVTHDQMEAMGLGDRIAVMNSGKICQLGTPQEVYSEPADTFVAGFLGSPPMNLVAREDFIVGFRPENFLPASVHETDENLRPFRFRVDQVEYLGSDRFIYGTLETPFQGEKVIADLPHTVVFSINKGEAHDFAVKESAIKFFDRDTGRRIEPKAF, from the coding sequence ATGGCCATTGTAGAGACAAGAGGTGTCAGGAAGTTTTTCGGTGATGTCAGGGCAGTTGACGGTGTGGACGTGGCAACGGAGGAGGGGGAGTTTCTCGTCCTTCTCGGTCCGTCGGGATGCGGAAAAACGACCCTTCTCCGGATGATAGCGGGCCTGGAGGAGCAGACGGAGGGAGACATTTTCATAGGCGGCGAACTGGTAAATGACCTTCCGCCGCGGGCCAGGAAGATCGCCATGGTCTTCCAGAGCTACGCCCTCTACCCCCACATGACGGTGTACAAGAACATCGCCTTTCCCCTGAAAGCGCAGGGGTTCCCCAAGTCCGACATCGGCGAGAAAGTTACGTGGGCCGCATCCATGTTCGGGATCGAGAAGCTCCTTCACCGCAAGCCCCGGGAGCTCTCAGGGGGAGAGAGGCAGCGGGTGGCCCTCGCCAGGGCGATGGTGCGGGACCCGAGCGTCTTCCTTCTCGATGAGCCCCTCTCCAACCTGGATGCAAAGCTCAGGAACGCGGCGAGAGTGGAGCTGCAGCAGTTTCAGAAGGAGATCGGGACGACCACGATATACGTGACCCACGACCAGATGGAGGCCATGGGACTGGGAGATAGAATCGCCGTGATGAACAGTGGGAAGATCTGTCAGCTCGGGACACCGCAGGAGGTCTACAGCGAGCCGGCCGATACCTTCGTAGCCGGGTTCCTGGGATCTCCCCCCATGAACCTCGTGGCCAGGGAAGACTTCATCGTCGGTTTCCGGCCGGAGAACTTTCTCCCTGCTTCTGTCCATGAGACGGATGAAAACCTGAGGCCCTTCCGCTTCAGGGTCGACCAGGTGGAATATCTCGGATCCGACCGTTTTATCTACGGGACCCTCGAGACCCCCTTTCAGGGAGAAAAAGTTATTGCCGACCTTCCCCACACGGTTGTTTTCTCCATCAATAAGGGCGAGGCACACGATTTCGCCGTGAAAGAGAGTGCTATCAAGTTTTTCGATCGGGATACGGGCAGGAGAATAGAGCCGAAGGCTTTTTAG
- a CDS encoding ABC transporter permease subunit, whose product MIAPAVVYIIALVGVPFFLAIYYSLSDVTVGSVGMKFIGFDNFRYIVGDPTFLRSLKNTFIFAFVSNLLVVVLAKILALALYRDFRGKWIVRFLILLPWVAPISLGSIGWLWILDSIYSVINWSLRALHLVGPNTWPIWLGDPQLAMISIITVHTWRLLPLATIIILAGLTSIPQDIYEAAAVDGAGFFRQLFQITLPLVLPIMLVAVLFGVVFAFTDMIVIYVLTRGGPYDMTQVLASYAFFTGIDGGALGTGSAIALFLFPVLAASAILLLRVARRAEVG is encoded by the coding sequence ATGATCGCCCCCGCTGTGGTCTACATCATCGCTCTCGTCGGTGTCCCCTTTTTTCTTGCAATCTATTACAGCCTCAGCGACGTGACCGTGGGAAGCGTGGGGATGAAATTTATCGGGTTCGACAACTTCCGGTACATCGTCGGGGATCCCACCTTTCTCCGGTCGCTGAAGAACACCTTCATATTTGCCTTCGTCTCCAATTTGCTCGTCGTCGTCCTTGCCAAGATTTTGGCCCTCGCCCTCTACCGGGATTTCAGGGGAAAGTGGATCGTGCGGTTCCTGATACTGCTCCCCTGGGTCGCCCCCATATCCCTCGGTAGCATCGGATGGCTCTGGATCCTCGATTCGATCTACAGCGTCATCAACTGGAGCCTGCGGGCTCTTCATCTCGTCGGTCCCAACACGTGGCCCATCTGGCTGGGGGATCCCCAGCTTGCAATGATCTCCATAATCACCGTTCACACCTGGCGGCTCCTTCCCCTGGCTACCATTATTATCCTGGCGGGACTGACCTCGATCCCCCAGGACATCTATGAGGCTGCGGCCGTTGACGGGGCCGGTTTCTTTCGCCAGCTCTTCCAGATAACGCTTCCCCTCGTCCTTCCCATCATGCTCGTGGCGGTCCTCTTCGGGGTCGTCTTCGCCTTCACCGACATGATCGTCATCTACGTGTTAACCAGGGGAGGGCCCTACGACATGACGCAGGTTCTGGCCAGCTATGCATTCTTTACGGGCATCGATGGAGGCGCCCTCGGCACCGGTTCTGCTATTGCCCTGTTCCTCTTCCCGGTCCTTGCTGCGAGCGCGATCCTCCTGCTCAGAGTTGCACGTCGCGCGGAGGTGGGTTGA
- a CDS encoding ABC transporter permease subunit, with product MYKAKKLGGKGINFGIIAAFATFAAFPFYWMLITTFKETLDLLNTGNNPFIYNLPPTLEHLEMLFFDTLYGKWLFNTAFVGVFVVLITLVLAIPAGYSLARLTGRLGEQLGIGIFLTYLVPPTILFIPLSRVIAELGLQDSLWSLVLVYPSFTVPFCTWLLMGFFRVIPQDIEEAGMIDGLSRMGAFVKIVMPMSIAGILTVVIFTFTLVMQEFVYALTFITAAQRFTVSVGVPTFLVRGDVYFWGSMMAACFIASVPIAILYNFFVDRFIAGFTVGAVKG from the coding sequence ATGTACAAAGCAAAAAAGCTGGGGGGGAAAGGGATCAATTTCGGCATCATCGCCGCATTCGCCACGTTCGCGGCGTTTCCCTTCTACTGGATGCTCATCACCACGTTCAAAGAGACTCTGGATCTGCTCAATACGGGGAACAACCCCTTCATCTACAACCTCCCTCCCACCCTCGAGCACCTTGAGATGCTGTTTTTCGATACTCTCTACGGGAAATGGCTTTTCAACACCGCTTTCGTGGGGGTCTTCGTTGTCCTGATCACCCTCGTTCTGGCCATACCGGCAGGGTACAGCCTGGCGAGGTTGACGGGACGCCTCGGTGAGCAGCTCGGGATCGGGATATTTCTCACCTACCTCGTACCACCCACGATTCTTTTCATACCCCTCTCCCGCGTGATTGCCGAATTGGGACTTCAGGACTCCCTCTGGTCGCTGGTGCTCGTCTATCCGAGCTTCACCGTTCCTTTCTGCACATGGCTTCTCATGGGCTTTTTCAGGGTAATTCCTCAGGACATAGAGGAAGCGGGTATGATAGACGGGCTGAGCCGCATGGGGGCATTCGTTAAGATCGTCATGCCCATGTCGATCGCCGGTATCCTCACGGTGGTGATCTTCACCTTTACCCTGGTCATGCAGGAATTCGTCTATGCCCTCACCTTCATTACCGCAGCACAGAGGTTCACCGTGAGCGTGGGCGTTCCCACCTTCCTCGTCCGCGGGGATGTATACTTCTGGGGTTCCATGATGGCTGCCTGTTTCATCGCCAGCGTGCCCATCGCGATCCTTTACAACTTTTTCGTCGACAGGTTCATCGCCGGTTTCACCGTGGGGGCCGTGAAAGGATAA